A single genomic interval of Flavobacterium sp. N2820 harbors:
- a CDS encoding rhodanese-related sulfurtransferase — MQLYNTLSAEERAQLIDEAGQQRLTLSFYAYAKIEDPKKFRDDLFIEWNKLDALGRTYVAKEGINAQMSVPAENFEAFRETLEAYDFMRGIRLNVAVEHDDHSFLKLTVKVRDKIVADGLNDETFDVTNIGVHLKAKEFNQILEDPNTIVVDFRNHYESEIGHFKGAITPDVETFRESLPIINEQLKDFKEDKNLVMYCTGGIRCEKASAYFKHQGFKNVFQLEGGIINYAKQLKEEGLESKFIGKNFVFDHRLGERITEDIVSQCHQCGKPCDNHTNCLNDGCHLLFIQCDECQAAMENCCSTECLEITHLPLAEQVKLRRGKQVGNKVFRKGKSENLKFKHSGELSDKPLAVAEKTKDIRQKIKVKKVLLGKAEHYYVKAQVGLFVIENQELNVGDKILISGPTTGNQELVLEKMLVNGTENSVAKVGDKITFEVPFRVRLSDKLFKIIG, encoded by the coding sequence ATGCAACTGTATAACACCTTAAGCGCAGAAGAAAGAGCTCAACTTATTGATGAAGCCGGACAACAACGTCTTACATTATCTTTCTATGCGTATGCCAAAATTGAAGATCCCAAAAAATTTCGCGACGACTTATTTATCGAATGGAACAAACTCGATGCTCTTGGTCGAACGTATGTAGCCAAAGAAGGAATTAATGCTCAAATGAGTGTTCCCGCTGAAAACTTCGAAGCTTTTCGTGAAACTTTAGAAGCCTATGATTTTATGCGTGGCATTCGTTTAAATGTAGCCGTAGAACACGATGATCATTCGTTTTTGAAATTGACTGTAAAAGTTCGAGACAAAATTGTAGCCGATGGTTTGAACGATGAAACTTTTGACGTTACCAATATTGGTGTGCATTTAAAAGCCAAAGAATTCAATCAAATATTAGAAGATCCAAATACTATTGTAGTTGATTTTAGAAATCATTACGAAAGTGAAATCGGTCATTTTAAAGGTGCCATAACGCCAGATGTAGAAACTTTTAGAGAAAGTTTGCCCATCATCAACGAGCAATTAAAAGATTTTAAAGAAGATAAAAACCTAGTAATGTATTGCACAGGTGGAATTCGTTGCGAAAAGGCATCAGCCTATTTTAAACACCAAGGTTTTAAAAATGTATTCCAATTAGAAGGCGGAATTATCAATTATGCCAAGCAACTTAAAGAGGAAGGTTTAGAAAGTAAATTCATTGGAAAGAACTTTGTATTCGACCACAGACTTGGTGAAAGAATTACCGAAGATATCGTTTCGCAATGCCATCAATGTGGAAAACCTTGCGACAATCACACCAATTGTTTAAACGATGGTTGCCACTTATTGTTCATTCAATGTGACGAATGTCAAGCTGCTATGGAAAATTGTTGTTCCACAGAATGTTTAGAAATCACGCATTTGCCATTAGCCGAACAAGTTAAACTTCGCAGAGGCAAACAAGTGGGTAATAAAGTGTTCCGAAAAGGGAAATCAGAAAATTTGAAATTCAAACATTCAGGAGAATTGTCCGATAAACCTTTGGCTGTAGCCGAAAAAACAAAAGACATTCGTCAGAAAATAAAAGTAAAAAAAGTATTGCTTGGTAAAGCCGAACACTATTATGTGAAAGCACAAGTAGGTCTTTTCGTTATAGAAAATCAAGAACTAAATGTTGGCGATAAAATTTTAATTTCAGGACCAACTACTGGGAACCAAGAATTAGTTTTAGAAAAAATGTTGGTAAACGGAACTGAAAATTCAGTAGCTAAAGTTGGCGATAAAATAACTTTTGAAGTACCTTTCCGAGTAAGATTATCTGATAAATTATTTAAAATTATTGGCTAA
- a CDS encoding peptidase U32 family protein, giving the protein MTTSGRIELMAPAGNFESMQAALDNGCDSIYFGVEQLNMRARATVNFVLDDLPEIARRCKEKKVRTYLTLNTIIYDHDLSIVKTLLTKAKEAGITAVIASDQAVIMSARTIGIEVHISTQLNVTNIETVKFYAMFADTIVLSRELSLRQVKKITEDIEKEQIKGPSGNLVEIEIFGHGALCMAVSGKCYLSLHSHNSSANRGACKQNCRKKYTVIDQESGFEIEVDNEYLMSPKDLCTLDFLDQVIDSGIKVLKIEGRGRAADYVATVIKTYREAIDSYYEGTFTKEKINTWMEALATVYNRGFWSGYYLGQKLGEWSDNPGSNATQKKVYVGKGMHYFPKSNIAEFKIEAYDIKKGDKILITGPSTGAQELILEDFFVNDATSEKATKGDSCTLKVPFRIRLSDKMYKIVEN; this is encoded by the coding sequence ATGACAACTTCGGGAAGAATTGAATTAATGGCGCCTGCAGGAAATTTTGAATCTATGCAAGCGGCTTTAGATAATGGTTGCGATTCCATTTATTTTGGTGTCGAACAACTAAATATGCGTGCTCGAGCAACAGTGAATTTTGTTTTGGATGATTTACCTGAAATTGCTCGTAGATGTAAAGAGAAAAAGGTTAGAACTTATCTAACTTTAAATACAATTATTTACGATCACGATTTATCGATTGTAAAAACATTGTTGACCAAAGCCAAAGAAGCTGGAATTACGGCTGTAATTGCATCCGACCAAGCGGTGATTATGTCGGCTAGAACCATCGGAATCGAAGTGCATATTTCAACCCAATTGAATGTGACTAATATCGAAACGGTTAAATTCTACGCCATGTTTGCCGATACCATTGTATTGTCTCGCGAGTTGAGTTTACGTCAAGTGAAAAAAATCACTGAAGACATCGAAAAAGAGCAAATCAAAGGTCCGAGTGGCAATTTGGTAGAAATCGAAATCTTTGGTCATGGTGCTTTGTGTATGGCGGTTTCAGGAAAATGCTATTTGAGTTTACATTCGCATAATTCATCAGCAAATCGCGGTGCTTGCAAGCAAAATTGTCGCAAAAAATATACGGTTATTGACCAAGAAAGTGGTTTCGAAATTGAAGTAGATAACGAATATTTAATGTCGCCAAAAGATTTATGCACCTTAGATTTTCTAGATCAAGTAATCGATTCTGGAATAAAAGTTTTGAAAATTGAAGGTCGAGGACGAGCAGCTGATTATGTAGCAACGGTTATCAAAACCTATCGTGAAGCCATCGATTCGTATTATGAAGGAACTTTTACCAAGGAAAAAATCAACACCTGGATGGAAGCTTTGGCAACCGTTTACAATCGCGGTTTTTGGAGTGGTTATTATTTGGGGCAAAAGTTAGGCGAATGGTCAGATAATCCTGGTTCTAATGCAACTCAGAAAAAAGTATACGTTGGAAAAGGAATGCATTATTTTCCAAAATCTAATATTGCCGAATTCAAAATCGAAGCTTACGACATCAAAAAAGGGGATAAGATTTTAATCACAGGTCCTTCAACGGGTGCACAAGAATTAATTTTAGAAGATTTTTTTGTGAATGATGCCACTTCTGAAAAAGCAACCAAAGGAGATAGTTGTACTTTGAAAGTGCCGTTCCGCATTCGTTTATCGGACAAAATGTATAAAATTGTTGAAAACTAA
- a CDS encoding ferredoxin, which yields MVVVTLQRDKCIGCNYCVEMAPAQFQMSKKDGKSVLIKSVDAKGFHTLKSADHTIVENCELAVKACPVHIITVKET from the coding sequence ATGGTTGTTGTTACGCTTCAAAGAGACAAATGTATTGGCTGCAATTATTGTGTCGAAATGGCACCAGCACAGTTTCAAATGTCAAAAAAAGACGGAAAATCAGTGTTAATAAAATCAGTTGATGCCAAAGGTTTTCACACTTTAAAATCGGCAGACCACACCATTGTTGAAAATTGTGAATTGGCAGTAAAGGCTTGTCCTGTGCATATAATTACGGTAAAAGAAACATAA
- a CDS encoding stage 0 sporulation family protein, which yields MACTNCSTADGGAPKGCNNNGTCGTDSCNKLSVFDWLSNMTLPGGQAPFDAVEIRFKNGRKEFFRNTEKLTLSIGDIVATEASPGHDIGIITLTGELVKIQMKKKNENPDKDLAKIYRKASQRDIDIWTEARNKEEAVRMRAREIAINLKLEMKISDVEFQGDGSKATFYYTANDRVDFRQLIKEFAQDFKIRIEMKQVGFRQEAARLGGIGSCGRELCCSTWLTDFRSVNTSAARYQQLSLNPQKLAGQCGKLKCCLNYELDTYLDALKDMPDMETKLYTEKGDAYCQKIDIFKEIMWFSYANAPAQWMVLPVAKVKEILAINKKKERVAGLEDYVIETVQEVEKKFENVVGQDSLTRFDQPKKKSNNRNKKKKPTNFKNAPKKD from the coding sequence ATGGCATGTACAAACTGTTCAACCGCTGATGGTGGTGCACCAAAGGGGTGTAATAATAATGGGACTTGCGGCACCGATAGCTGCAACAAACTTTCGGTTTTCGATTGGTTGTCAAACATGACGTTACCAGGTGGTCAAGCACCTTTTGATGCTGTTGAAATTAGATTTAAAAACGGAAGAAAAGAATTTTTTAGAAATACCGAAAAACTAACGTTATCTATTGGAGACATTGTCGCTACCGAAGCTTCTCCTGGTCACGATATCGGAATTATCACTTTGACAGGCGAATTGGTTAAAATTCAAATGAAAAAGAAAAATGAAAATCCCGATAAAGATTTAGCAAAAATATATAGAAAAGCTTCGCAAAGAGATATTGATATTTGGACAGAAGCCCGAAATAAAGAAGAAGCGGTGCGTATGCGTGCTCGTGAAATCGCTATCAATTTGAAGTTAGAAATGAAAATTTCTGATGTAGAATTTCAAGGCGATGGTTCAAAAGCAACGTTTTATTACACGGCTAATGATAGAGTCGATTTTCGTCAATTAATTAAAGAATTTGCTCAAGATTTCAAAATTAGAATCGAAATGAAGCAAGTAGGTTTCCGTCAGGAAGCAGCTCGTTTAGGAGGAATAGGTTCTTGCGGAAGAGAATTGTGCTGTTCTACTTGGTTAACCGATTTTAGAAGTGTGAATACTTCGGCAGCACGATACCAACAGTTGTCGTTAAATCCACAAAAGTTAGCGGGTCAATGTGGAAAACTAAAGTGTTGCTTGAATTACGAATTAGACACTTATTTAGATGCATTGAAAGACATGCCTGACATGGAAACCAAGCTTTACACTGAAAAAGGTGATGCATATTGTCAGAAAATCGATATTTTCAAAGAAATTATGTGGTTTTCTTATGCGAATGCACCAGCTCAATGGATGGTTTTGCCTGTTGCAAAAGTGAAAGAAATTTTAGCAATCAATAAGAAAAAAGAACGCGTTGCTGGTTTAGAAGATTATGTAATAGAAACGGTTCAGGAAGTAGAGAAAAAATTTGAAAACGTAGTAGGTCAAGACAGTTTAACACGTTTTGATCAACCTAAGAAAAAATCAAATAATAGAAACAAAAAGAAGAAACCTACAAATTTTAAAAATGCACCTAAAAAAGACTAA
- a CDS encoding gliding motility lipoprotein GldH has product MHLKKTNFIGLMLIAVLFISCDKQQFFSEYKELDGTWKKADTLRFTFEQKDTVNPYHLFLNVRNNNDYPFNNMYLIVSMKEPGKKPTIKVDTLEYLMANPDGTLMGEGFSDVKESKLWYLENHKFKRAGKYNVEIVQAVRETGKVEGVADLKGITELGLRIEKTK; this is encoded by the coding sequence ATGCACCTAAAAAAGACTAATTTTATTGGTTTGATGCTGATTGCTGTGCTTTTTATCTCTTGCGATAAACAACAATTTTTCAGCGAATATAAAGAATTAGATGGTACTTGGAAAAAGGCAGATACCTTGCGTTTTACATTTGAACAAAAGGATACTGTAAATCCATATCATTTGTTTTTGAATGTTAGAAACAACAACGATTATCCGTTCAACAACATGTATTTGATTGTTTCCATGAAAGAACCAGGGAAAAAACCAACAATCAAAGTAGATACATTAGAATACTTAATGGCAAATCCAGATGGAACGCTAATGGGCGAAGGTTTTTCAGATGTTAAAGAAAGTAAATTGTGGTATTTAGAAAATCACAAATTCAAAAGAGCTGGAAAATACAATGTTGAGATAGTTCAAGCAGTTAGAGAAACAGGAAAAGTAGAAGGTGTAGCTGATTTGAAAGGAATTACAGAATTAGGGTTACGAATAGAAAAAACAAAATAA
- a CDS encoding penicillin-binding protein 1A encodes MATKPVTNDYSAYKRRFWQLFMYGFLGIILLFLFASWGFFGKMPSFDDLENPDSNVATEIISADGVVIGKFYKENRTPVKYEDLPQHLVKALVATEDERFYEHSGIDAKGTLRAVVKLAQDGGASTLTQQLAKNLFHGEGSKFILFRVIQKVKEWIIAVRLERQYTKQEIIALYLNQVDFVNGAVGIRSAAKIYMNKEPKDLTIEEGALFVGMLKNPSLYNPNRKKRAKLVLDRRNTVLGQMVKNGVITESKKEELKKLPIKLDFRPESHSEGSATYFREYLRDYMRKWVKNHLKDDGTEYDLYRDGLKIYTTIDSKMQQYAEEAVTEHLKNLQKEFFIAAKDKENAPFVDITPEQTQQIMLQAKKNSERWRKMDSNGKTKEEILKSFDVPAKMKIFTYEGEKDTIMKPTDSIIYYKHMLQTGMMAMEPRNGHIKAWVGGVNYKYFQYDHVGQGARQVGSTFKPFLYATAIEQLGMSPCDSIIDSYFTMPKGKWGIDKDWSPKNSDGNYRGTTTLQKALANSINTVSAKLIDRVGPQAVVDMAKELGVTSDIPVQPSIALGAVDITVEQMVGAMSTFANQGVYVKPTFIIKIEDKNGVVIDQPVPVTKDIVNKDVAYAVIKLMEGVTSSGTGARLKYGGGGFIQYDYSFGNPIAGKTGTSQNNSDGWFIGMVPNLATGVWVGNEDRAAHFRATRLGQGATMALPIWGIFMKKCYADSDLDVSKDPFEKPENLSIKVDCWTPKKVVDTTAVPTDEPNMDEFGL; translated from the coding sequence ATGGCTACAAAACCAGTTACAAACGATTATTCTGCCTACAAAAGAAGATTTTGGCAACTTTTTATGTATGGCTTTTTAGGAATTATTTTATTATTCCTTTTTGCTTCGTGGGGCTTTTTTGGAAAAATGCCTTCATTTGATGATTTAGAAAATCCAGATTCAAATGTGGCAACCGAAATTATTTCTGCTGACGGAGTAGTTATTGGTAAATTTTATAAAGAAAACAGAACACCTGTTAAATATGAAGATTTGCCACAACATCTAGTAAAAGCGCTAGTTGCAACTGAAGACGAACGTTTTTATGAGCATTCAGGAATTGATGCTAAAGGAACATTGAGAGCAGTAGTAAAATTGGCTCAAGACGGTGGAGCTAGTACACTTACCCAACAATTAGCTAAAAACTTATTCCATGGAGAAGGTTCAAAATTTATCCTCTTTAGAGTAATTCAAAAAGTAAAAGAATGGATCATTGCTGTTCGTTTAGAGCGTCAATATACCAAGCAAGAAATCATCGCTTTGTATTTAAATCAAGTAGATTTTGTAAACGGAGCAGTCGGAATTCGTTCAGCAGCAAAAATTTACATGAATAAGGAGCCAAAAGACTTAACTATTGAAGAAGGCGCTTTGTTTGTAGGAATGTTAAAAAATCCTTCGTTATATAATCCTAACCGAAAAAAAAGAGCAAAATTAGTCTTAGACCGAAGAAATACGGTTTTAGGTCAAATGGTTAAAAACGGTGTAATTACCGAATCAAAAAAAGAAGAGTTAAAAAAACTTCCAATCAAATTAGACTTCAGACCTGAAAGTCATTCAGAAGGAAGTGCTACCTATTTCAGAGAATATCTAAGAGATTACATGAGAAAGTGGGTAAAAAATCACTTAAAGGATGATGGAACGGAATATGATTTATATCGCGATGGTTTAAAAATCTACACGACTATTGATTCTAAAATGCAACAATATGCAGAAGAAGCGGTAACCGAACATTTAAAAAATCTACAAAAAGAATTTTTCATTGCAGCGAAAGACAAAGAAAATGCTCCTTTTGTTGATATTACTCCTGAGCAAACGCAACAAATTATGTTGCAAGCCAAGAAGAATTCAGAACGTTGGAGAAAAATGGACTCGAATGGTAAAACAAAAGAAGAAATTCTTAAATCTTTTGATGTGCCAGCAAAAATGAAAATCTTTACGTATGAAGGTGAAAAAGACACCATCATGAAACCAACAGATTCGATCATATATTACAAACACATGCTACAAACAGGTATGATGGCAATGGAACCAAGAAATGGCCACATAAAAGCATGGGTTGGAGGTGTAAATTATAAATATTTTCAATACGATCACGTAGGTCAAGGAGCAAGACAAGTAGGTTCTACTTTTAAGCCATTTTTGTACGCAACGGCTATCGAGCAATTAGGAATGTCGCCTTGTGATTCTATAATCGACAGTTATTTTACGATGCCAAAAGGCAAATGGGGAATTGATAAAGATTGGTCTCCAAAAAACTCAGACGGAAATTACAGAGGAACCACAACTTTACAGAAAGCGTTGGCAAATTCGATTAACACAGTTTCAGCTAAATTAATTGATAGAGTCGGTCCACAAGCAGTAGTTGACATGGCAAAAGAATTAGGAGTAACATCTGATATTCCTGTGCAACCTTCAATTGCGTTAGGAGCTGTTGATATTACCGTTGAACAAATGGTTGGTGCAATGAGTACGTTTGCCAATCAAGGAGTATATGTAAAACCAACATTTATCATCAAAATAGAAGATAAAAACGGAGTAGTTATTGACCAACCAGTACCAGTAACAAAAGATATTGTAAATAAAGATGTCGCTTATGCTGTTATAAAATTAATGGAAGGCGTAACCAGTTCAGGAACAGGAGCTCGTTTAAAATATGGTGGTGGTGGTTTCATCCAATACGATTATAGTTTTGGCAATCCAATTGCAGGAAAAACAGGAACTTCGCAAAACAATTCTGATGGATGGTTTATTGGAATGGTACCTAATTTAGCTACTGGAGTATGGGTTGGAAACGAAGACAGAGCTGCTCATTTTAGAGCCACAAGATTAGGTCAAGGAGCAACAATGGCATTGCCTATTTGGGGAATTTTTATGAAAAAATGTTATGCCGATAGCGATTTAGATGTGTCTAAAGATCCTTTTGAAAAACCAGAAAATTTATCCATAAAAGTAGATTGTTGGACTCCTAAAAAAGTAGTAGATACCACAGCAGTTCCAACAGACGAACCTAATATGGACGAGTTCGGATTATAA
- a CDS encoding CoA transferase subunit A, whose product MISRKVNNVKEALEGIQDGQTIMLGGFGLCGIPENSIAELVHKNVTNLTCISNNAGVDDFGLGLLLQKRQITKMISSYVGENAEFERQMLSGELEVELTPQGTLAEKCRAAQAGIPAFFTPAGFGTEVAEGKETREFNGKMHVMELAYKADFSIVKAWKGDEAGNLIFKGTARNFNACMAGAAKITIAEVEELVPAGTLNPNEIHIPGIMVNRIFQGEKFEKRIEQRTVRQRS is encoded by the coding sequence ATGATTTCTAGAAAAGTTAATAACGTTAAAGAAGCTTTAGAAGGAATTCAAGACGGACAAACCATCATGTTAGGTGGTTTTGGTCTTTGTGGAATTCCCGAAAACAGTATTGCTGAATTAGTACATAAAAATGTAACCAATCTAACTTGTATTTCCAATAATGCAGGTGTAGATGATTTCGGATTGGGATTACTTTTACAAAAACGTCAAATTACAAAAATGATTTCTTCTTATGTAGGTGAAAATGCCGAATTTGAACGTCAAATGCTTTCAGGTGAATTAGAAGTAGAATTAACACCACAAGGAACTTTAGCCGAAAAATGTCGTGCTGCTCAAGCTGGAATCCCTGCTTTTTTTACACCAGCTGGTTTTGGAACTGAAGTAGCTGAAGGTAAAGAAACACGGGAGTTCAATGGAAAAATGCACGTAATGGAATTGGCTTACAAAGCTGATTTTTCTATCGTAAAAGCATGGAAAGGTGACGAAGCAGGAAATCTTATTTTCAAAGGAACGGCTCGTAATTTCAACGCTTGTATGGCAGGTGCTGCAAAAATTACAATTGCTGAGGTAGAAGAATTAGTCCCAGCAGGAACTTTAAATCCTAACGAAATTCACATCCCAGGAATTATGGTAAATCGTATTTTCCAAGGAGAGAAATTTGAGAAAAGAATTGAGCAAAGAACTGTTAGACAAAGAAGTTAA
- a CDS encoding CoA transferase subunit B, translating to MALDKNQIAKRIAQEVKDGYYVNLGIGIPTLVANYVRTDISVEFQSENGVLGMGPFPFEGEEDADIINAGKQTITTLPGASFFDSAFSFGMIRAQKVDLTILGAMEVSENGDIANWKIPGKMVKGMGGAMDLVASAENIIVAMMHVNKAGESKILKKCTLPLTGVGCVKKVVTELAVLEITPNGFKLLERAPGVSVEEIIKATEADLIIDGDIPEMSIN from the coding sequence ATGGCATTAGATAAAAATCAAATCGCAAAAAGAATAGCACAAGAAGTAAAAGACGGTTACTATGTAAACTTAGGAATCGGAATCCCAACTTTAGTTGCCAATTACGTTCGTACCGATATTTCAGTAGAATTTCAGTCGGAAAACGGAGTTTTAGGAATGGGTCCATTTCCTTTTGAAGGAGAAGAAGATGCTGACATCATCAACGCAGGAAAACAAACGATTACCACTTTGCCAGGAGCAAGTTTCTTTGATTCGGCGTTTAGTTTCGGAATGATTCGTGCGCAAAAAGTAGATTTAACTATTTTAGGAGCGATGGAAGTTTCCGAAAACGGCGACATTGCCAACTGGAAAATTCCAGGAAAAATGGTAAAAGGAATGGGTGGCGCTATGGATTTAGTAGCTTCTGCAGAAAATATTATTGTAGCCATGATGCACGTAAATAAAGCTGGAGAATCAAAAATTCTTAAAAAATGTACGCTTCCATTAACAGGTGTTGGTTGTGTGAAAAAAGTCGTTACTGAATTAGCCGTTTTAGAAATCACTCCAAACGGTTTCAAATTATTAGAAAGAGCGCCTGGCGTTTCAGTAGAAGAAATCATCAAAGCAACAGAAGCCGATTTAATCATTGATGGAGATATTCCTGAAATGAGTATTAATTAG
- a CDS encoding four helix bundle protein has protein sequence MITFQEKYKNNLILLKSFEFAKKVVQYTEKLEEDRKYVIANQLLKSGTSIGANIKEAQNSESKADFIHKMKIAMKEADETEFWLFLCNELENYPNTEELLTEVFDILKITNKIISTTKKISQ, from the coding sequence ATGATAACATTTCAAGAAAAGTACAAAAACAATTTAATTCTTTTAAAATCATTTGAATTTGCTAAAAAAGTGGTTCAATACACAGAAAAATTAGAAGAAGACAGAAAGTATGTAATTGCTAATCAACTATTAAAATCAGGAACTTCGATAGGAGCAAATATCAAAGAAGCTCAAAATTCTGAAAGCAAAGCAGACTTTATTCATAAAATGAAAATTGCAATGAAAGAAGCTGATGAAACCGAATTTTGGTTATTCCTTTGTAACGAATTAGAAAATTATCCAAATACAGAAGAATTACTAACTGAAGTTTTTGATATATTAAAAATTACAAATAAAATCATTTCAACAACCAAAAAAATTAGCCAATAA
- a CDS encoding class I SAM-dependent rRNA methyltransferase, whose product MFPKVILKSGKEKSIQRRHPWIFSGAVYGVSREINDGEMVDVVDSKNNHLGTGYFSDKGSIVVRILTFGEETFSENFWAAKLQSAWYLRTQLLDFEVTNAFRVIHGEGDGISGLIIDYYDKNWVIQAHSTGVFLQMEQISEAIKSNFTDYCETIYCKSSGTLPNTGTDYFLFGNKAEAVAKENNILFSVNWVEGQKTGFFLDQRDNRKLLGEFSKGKKVLNTFCYTGGFSIYAMSAGAELVTSVDISQKAVDLAASNMELNFPNANHKAVADDVFNFMKEHTQQYDVIVLDPPAFAKSIKSKHTATQAYKRLNIAGLKALAPNGILFTFSCSQVIDDVLFYNTVAAAAIETGRNIRVLHKLEQGPDHPINIYHPEGHYLKGLVLFVE is encoded by the coding sequence ATGTTCCCAAAAGTAATTCTAAAATCAGGTAAAGAAAAATCTATTCAACGTCGTCACCCTTGGATTTTCAGTGGTGCGGTTTATGGCGTGAGTCGTGAAATAAACGATGGCGAAATGGTAGATGTAGTCGATTCGAAAAACAATCATTTAGGAACCGGATATTTCAGTGATAAAGGAAGTATTGTGGTTCGTATTTTGACGTTTGGCGAAGAGACTTTCTCTGAAAACTTTTGGGCAGCCAAACTACAATCGGCTTGGTATTTACGCACCCAATTATTAGATTTTGAAGTTACCAATGCGTTCCGAGTAATTCACGGAGAAGGCGATGGAATTTCGGGATTGATTATTGATTATTACGATAAAAATTGGGTAATACAAGCGCATTCGACAGGAGTTTTTCTTCAAATGGAGCAAATTTCTGAAGCCATAAAATCTAATTTTACAGACTATTGCGAAACCATTTATTGCAAAAGTTCAGGAACTTTACCGAATACTGGAACCGATTATTTCTTATTCGGAAACAAAGCAGAAGCAGTTGCTAAAGAGAACAACATTTTGTTTTCAGTAAATTGGGTAGAAGGACAAAAAACAGGGTTTTTCTTAGACCAACGCGATAACCGAAAGTTATTAGGCGAATTCTCAAAAGGCAAAAAAGTATTAAACACGTTTTGTTACACAGGCGGATTTTCAATTTACGCGATGAGTGCTGGCGCAGAATTGGTAACTTCGGTAGATATCTCTCAAAAAGCGGTAGATTTAGCAGCCAGTAATATGGAATTAAATTTTCCAAACGCCAATCATAAAGCAGTTGCGGATGATGTATTCAACTTCATGAAAGAGCACACGCAACAATACGATGTTATTGTATTAGATCCGCCCGCTTTCGCGAAAAGCATCAAAAGTAAACATACGGCAACGCAAGCCTACAAACGTTTAAATATAGCTGGTTTAAAAGCCTTAGCACCTAACGGAATTTTATTCACGTTTTCGTGTTCACAGGTAATTGACGATGTTTTGTTTTACAACACTGTTGCCGCAGCAGCCATAGAAACCGGAAGAAATATCCGAGTCTTACACAAATTAGAACAAGGCCCAGATCACCCAATCAACATTTATCACCCAGAAGGGCATTATTTAAAAGGATTGGTGTTGTTTGTGGAGTAG